A stretch of the candidate division WOR-3 bacterium genome encodes the following:
- a CDS encoding ABC transporter permease, producing MFNRIYGVALNTFRESLRDRVLLALIVTGVLVMASAKVIQPVALGEAEKIIKDLGLSSITLFSVLVAVLVGGRLVYREVEKRTIYLLLARPVRRQEFILGKYLGLILVLLVSLALMSVGFYLVLLITGVKPEARLLLGVVMTFLELLLLTAVAVLFSTFVTPIASAVFTFVVYFIGHSTHLLKQLAAMSPSPLIKFLALGCYYLLPNLSNFNIRAELVHNVPLNPDAFLYSGCYAGIYTFTLLLIAMAVFNRRDF from the coding sequence AACACCTTCCGGGAGTCTTTGCGGGACAGGGTCCTTCTGGCTTTAATAGTGACTGGTGTCCTGGTGATGGCAAGTGCGAAGGTGATTCAGCCGGTGGCGCTGGGCGAGGCAGAAAAAATAATCAAAGACCTCGGGCTTTCAAGCATCACCCTTTTTTCAGTACTGGTTGCGGTTCTTGTTGGTGGTCGCCTTGTTTATCGCGAGGTGGAGAAGCGGACGATTTACCTCCTCCTTGCCCGACCGGTGCGGCGCCAGGAGTTTATCTTGGGCAAGTATCTTGGTCTCATCCTGGTTCTCTTGGTCAGCCTGGCACTGATGAGTGTTGGCTTCTATCTTGTCCTCTTGATTACCGGGGTGAAACCTGAGGCACGGCTTCTTCTGGGTGTGGTGATGACCTTCTTAGAACTGTTGCTTTTGACCGCGGTAGCGGTTCTCTTCTCCACTTTTGTTACGCCCATTGCGAGTGCGGTCTTCACCTTTGTTGTTTACTTCATCGGTCACAGCACCCATCTTCTAAAGCAACTGGCGGCGATGAGCCCCTCCCCCCTTATAAAATTTCTCGCTCTGGGCTGCTATTATCTCCTGCCCAATTTGAGTAACTTCAACATTCGGGCAGAACTGGTGCACAATGTGCCATTAAACCCGGATGCCTTTTTATATTCAGGCTGTTATGCAGGTATTTATACCTTCACCCTGCTTCTCATCGCTATGGCGGTTTTTAACCGCAGGGATTTTTGA